In Lathyrus oleraceus cultivar Zhongwan6 chromosome 2, CAAS_Psat_ZW6_1.0, whole genome shotgun sequence, the DNA window atagatagatagatagatagataggtggatggatggatggatggatggatggatggatggatggatggatggatggatagatagatagatagatagataggtggatggatggatggatggatggatggatggatggatggatggatggatagatagatggatggatggatggatggatggatggatggatggatggatggatggatggatggatggatggatggatagatagatagatagatggatagatagatagatagatagatggatggatggatggatggatggatggatggatggatggatggatggatggatggatggatagatagatagatagatagatagatagatagatagatagatagatagatagatagatagatagatagatagatagatagatagatagatagatagatagatagatagatagatagatagatagatagatagatagatagatagatagatagatagatagatagatagatagatagatagatagatagatagatagatagatagatagatagatagatagatagatagatagatagatagagagatagatagatagagagagagagagatagatagatagatagatagatagatagatagatagatagatagatagatagatagatagatagatagatagagagagagatagatagatagatagatagatagatagatagatagatagatagatagatagatagatagatagatagatagatagatagatagatagatagatagatagatagatagatagagagagagatagatagatagatagatagatagatagatagatagatagatagatagatagatagatagatagatagagagagagagagattaagaaTGAAAAATATGTGGGGAAAATTAAATTCTaataaaaatagcaaaaatatcTTTTGCACTTCCCAATAGAGAGGTTGAAATGATTATGCATTTCTCAAGACGATCACATGTCATGCAGGAATGGAAGCCATTAGAATTAATCATTACACTAAAGAGCTAGAGTATCAAGCATTAACTCTTCAGATATTTCAACTTTCAAAAGTAGCGTACAAGTCACTTAAACTCTTTTATAAAAGCACAACTTCATAGATAGATATCCCACATCTTTAATAAACTCTTCTTACCTCCCAGAATCATGAGTACTCCTTTTGAGAAAGCTAAGAGCAACGTCTCAATAGAAACCATTGTTGAGAGCAAGACCACtaaaggtgagaaaaatacacaagaataaggggttgaattgtgtatgccaaaaatttgtttagcttttgaacTCAGAACTTCAAAGTATGAACTATGTTCAGAATCTATTAATATAAAGTGTAATAGAAGCGAAAAATAAAGTTCAGAAATAAATACAATCATCACACAAAGATTATTCTGGTTCCTCTCATCAActgagagtagtccagtccccttgcctcaacaagagtttttcactataaccaaactGATTACAAATGCTTAAGCCACAACTCAACACTTCCTACTTAAACCCTCTAGTTCAAGACTTACTTGCTCAAGCCACTACTTAATACTTCTTTCTTAAACCCTCTGGTTCAAGAATTCCTTGCTCAATCTACCTAGAATGAGACTTCCTGCTTAAACCATTGGTTCAAGACTTCCCTGCTCAAGCACGTAGGCAAGAGACTTCTTCTACTTTAAATAAACTATTTAGTATACAAGATAACTATTATACTTTAATACATAATCATGCATAaaacatatatcaattcaaaATATGCATATACATGAACATGCATACATAATACATAACATAGGATTCGTGGCTACTCTAAAAGGTCCAATCCCCAGCTATAttgatatatttccccaagcagagacACTTATTAGCCTTCCTCAATAAGTAACTTCCATAATCACCTTTTCAATAAAGGAATTCCCCAGCAAGCCCAGTCACCGTGAGTTTCCCAAAATTTATCATGTAGTCAGTCAGCCTGAATGATCTTTATCAACACGAGAGTAGGTCTTCACCTCTATATCCCCAGCTTATCAACCTATCTCAAACACATGATATGTTCCACTGAATGCATCAGGGTTCTTACTAGAGGTTTTAGGGATTACATCAAGGGATTATATCTAGAGATTATCTCAAGGGGTTCATCAAAGAAATTATATTACAGGGGTTCATAAGGGGTTCCATTGAAAATGGTGTCAAGATTTTCGCCAAAAGTCTTGGCAAGGATTTTATCAAGGGGTTCCACCATAAGTTGGCTTAGGTGTCAGCAGGGTGCCTTGCTCGTTCTCGGGGTCTACTAACTTcgtggtcaaaattagggtcACTCTCTATGTTTTACCATCTCCACCATAAGATAATGAAGACTCGTCATCATCATCATTACAATTTAAAGCTGATTAAATAGGGGAAATTGTCGTACGCCAAATTTTGATCACCTCATCTTTCTATCTGTTAAAATAATAGAAGTCATCTGGCCAAATcccaatgacctaaaaagtcaatGGGGCACCATTTTGACTTTTTTAAGTCCCTGATCCCATTTTGATAACTTCTGTTTTAAGTAGATTAATATTATCAGGTGAATTAGATTGGTTGCTGATCATTTAAATTTTGTTTATATAATGGTTATATAACATAAGgttaattatattaattaaacATTGATTAATATTAGGGATACAATTAATTGATTTTCTATgtaattaaattaataaaatgcTGATTAATTGGTGTTATTAAATTgattagtttttatttgaatTCTAATTAAGTTATTTAGATTAGATTAATATGTTAATTAAACTATTTTAGTTTATATTATTTAAGCTAATTGGCTGTTAATTTAATTGAGTGATTAGTTAATTAAAGTAatgtttaataataaaaatgGGGTTGATTTGTGTCCATTTTGTTTGAGACTGgtcactacaacaaacaagacattagacagcgctttttttagccttagacagcgctttaaagcgctgtctaaacctccgctgctaaaggtttagacagcgcttttttaaatcttaaaagcgctgtctaagccccccccttagacagcgctttggccaaaagcgctttataagaccctcctattttaatttttttaggtataccttagacagcgcttttcaaaaagcgctgtctaagcccctcctattttaatttttttaggtataccttagacagcgcttttcaagaagcgctgtctaagccccccccccccccccttagacagcgcttttgcctaaagcgctttctaatcccccccccttagacagcgttttttacaaaagcgctgtctaaggtatacgaaaatttttgaagcttttgttttaaagGACATTTTTAAATCAATTCCAATCAATTCCAATCTCCCTAAGTTACAAAGGACATTTTTAAATTTGTAGAGTGTGTCATCAATACATAGGACGCTATAAACACCACCCAAATTATATATATCAAAGCCTGAAGGAAAACTCAATTGCTTTCACCTGCTGGTGATAGTGAAAACTCTTAGAACTGCCAATTTTCTCaatccaattagctcatcaaaCTAAATCCTTACCACTTGTTAACATATTTTACATATCTGTTATACTAACTTACATGACAAGAATGTTAAAAAAAAAACAAGACCCGATGAAACATGACCTCTAAAAAGTATGTTCAGAACAGTATATTATATTGTGAGTTCCGAGTATTTAACTCAATGATTAAGGGAACATGCTTTTCATTTTACATACTGGTATCAAATAATCAACATATGCTGTAAAATTTTATGAGTGATAATGATGAAACTTTACACTATAAATTTTACTCTCAGTTTTAAGATAATGTGTAAAATTTTACATTATCATCTATTTgtattatttaataaataattaaaataaaaattaatttttttaatatttaacGTTGATGATTAACCTGAAAATAACAATGAATTAAATTCTAATAACTATTATCACTCGAAAACACCCATTTATATTAGTAATAATGGTCTTAGTCTCCAATAATACTTTTAGGATAAATTCCAAATGTTTCTAACCAAATAtttaacaacaaaaacaaaactCAATTCAGTTTTATCCcacaacaatatacaacaacaaaAAAATAATCGTTGATGATAATTAATTCAAGTGAAGGAATATAAGTTATTTTTAATCCACTTTTTAAAtatgttatgttgaataaaaaATTACCACACCAACCACTAGGTTTTATCTCATAAGTTTTATGTCATTAAGAGAAGTCAAATATATAGACTTTTCTTATAATGTTTTAAATATAGCATTATACTGCATATTGTCCTTGTTTTAATACAAATGGTAGAATTAATTATTCTAACAAAAATATTCATTTTTCTCTAACATCAAGTCTAGGGTTTATACATTACAATTGTGTTTAAATACTACGGTCCACTATACAAGATTACCCTTGAACTGTGAGTGATGTGCCCTCTTATGATTAAACTACGAGCCATCCCAACAGTCATGGACATGCATTAGCACTCTAAAACACTATAAACAATCAAAAGGTACAAATATCATGTTTGCAACCGACATAACAAATAAGTAAATAATTACCTCATCAAAGTCAGCTGCTGCACCAATTGGAGTTGACAATGCTTCTTGAATCTGCTTCATGTTCTCAGTCTGTTCATTTATCTCATCCATGGTTTTGTCAACATCGTCAATATTCCTGAAAAAAGAAACAGAAGCAAACGTAGGTCATGTTTGGATGAACAGCATAATTAAGCACTTATAGCATAGGTGTTTATCATATAAGTGTTTTGTTTACATACAAATTAACTATAAGCTATTCATAATTTCATATGCTATATTGAAGAGCTTATGGATGTAGATGAAAAACAGCTATAAACATGTCATAAGGTGTTTTCACAACTTCTTCTAAACAGTCTCACAAATGTTTATGCTAGTAGATAAGTTCAAATAAACAAATTAAAACAGGACTATAGTAATGTCATAAATCATTATCACGGCTCATTAAAGATTTAGAATCATATAATAGCAGTATGTACGTTGCTTTCTGCATAGCCTTCATAGCAGCGGCTCCTGTTCTTAACGCATCCACTGTTTCCGTGGTGGCTTTAGCACCTTCTAACATTATCATCTATAACACAAATCACCACCATAAGATGCAAAAGAAGATTAATAATATAAGCCATTGTCTGAACTAATACCAAATACGATTGAATTTGCACCTGGTCATGAATACGCAGCTGGAAGTTTCCAAGCTGCTCAATTTGCTGTTCATATAACCTCTTCCTCTTCAAACATTGAATTGCCGCTGTATAAAACAAAAACTCGAGTCACGCGTAATTAAAAGTAAGGAAAGTAGGATTACAGAAAACACTGAAGAACATGTACAAAAACTCAGTTTAAGAACCTACCCTTTTTGTTCTTTCCTTTAGTGAATTCTTTGGCTTTTTCAACTTCTGCCCTGGACTTTCAATAAACAATACAAGGATCAACACCCAAATGTCGATCCTTTTTGAACTTCCAATAAACAATACATAAAGTGTTGATCCTTGTATTTTTTCGCAGGTGGGAACCTAAGGTAAATTCAttatatcaatacattatatGTTTTAAACAAGTCAAATATCACTGCCCATTCGAATTATCCTACTTAACTGCTAGCACATATCAATGATTTCAATTGAATAAATATTTGATAACTCATTCTTCATGTGTTTCACTTTTGTATCGCTGATTCTTTTGGAGTTAAAAACTAATATGCATAGAGCTCTTCAAGGCCAATTGGATTTGTAACTCACTTAGCAGGAGTATTGGTTGAACTTGTACTTGAACTCCAATTTTGTTATAGAGAAGTGGTTGGCTAGACAAATCAGCTCATATCAGCATATTGGTTTTGTTGCATACAAAAACACatttggtcatgttacaaagaAATTGACATTTGAAGAAAAGTATGATACCATTGGCAAAATTGTTGTTATATCAGTAACTTTTGATGTACCAATGGAAAAGTGATACATGTAACATGAAATAGAAAGTTGAACAGTGTAACATGACATACTGCTTTATAGTGTAAGACAGTATGTCCAAATGTGATCCCTAGACCCTTTAAATCTTCAACTAGGAAGCAACCATTTGCTAAAAGAAAACACAGCATACCAAGGAATATTAGATTATTAGTCCTTCAAGCTTCTATACTTTGTAAAAGTGAATGATTTCACACTGAAGAAAACTATATTTATACATGTCTATCGTCAAATGCAACTTTACAATTACACATACCCATGTTACGACGAGCCGTTGCATTATCTGATTTGGAAGACCCTGTTTGTTTAGAACTCTCAAGCCAATTCCATCATCTAATGATACATTCACTGCCAATTATAAACAGAAATTGGAAGGGAAAATTAGATATTGAAAATGTAATGTTAAACCAAGAAAAAATTAACGACACAAAGGTCGTAAAAAAATCTAACATAATGAAAATAGAATAGAAGGATAAAATCAATAGGCACCCTACCTGTGAAAACAGTGAAAGCAAGACATTAATTTCATAAAAGGCAAGGTTTCACTTTGGTGTTCTTCTGTCACCAATGGGAATAAGCACAATGGACAATCACCATCAGGATGATTCATATCTGAGAGTTTCTCTACAGCTTCCTTCAAATAAACACCAATAACCAATTATCAATCATTATTGCACAAAAAAACATTATTTGACGAGCTATATTCATTTTTCAGGTTCCACGACTTCAATCCCTATCCAAAGTTTTAGTCAAAACTATACAGCAAAAGATTACGTATCACAACAGAAACATAAAAGCAGGAAGATGCACAAAGTGACCATAAATAAATGAGTCTGCAGTCTCACAAGATTAAGCAGTTTTCAATGGTTGATATTCTTCATTTAAGTTTTTTATAAATTCCTAAAGTAACCATAAATTTACCTAATAAACTCAGATACGTCAATCCAAACAGACTCTAATCCTGAGTATAGAATATAAGATTATCTACAAACAGTAACATAGAGATATGAAGTAAAATTATGAATAATACTATTCTATAAAAAAAAATGCACCTCCATCATAAATAAAACAATAAGTTGATTGATTACCTCACAAAGAGCTACGAGCATTAATCCAGGGGAAAGCTCGTTGGCTTtagtttgaatatgattcaataaATGCTTTTGTCTATGTTGATCCAAACCCTTGCAATCCACAATAGCAACAGAAGGAGGTTCTTTTGGATACTAAAAAAAACACATAAGCTTTTGTTGCTTCTACTGATTTATAAACAGATAATTGAATTCAACAATCATAGTATAATAACCTTAATCTACTGAAACATACCTGTGGAGTTGCATGTACCTCAAGAACAATTTCTACAAACTGCAAagaaatttattttaaaaaatggGGATTAAttaatgaataattgaattagAATTATGAAAAgttaaaaaaaaatgaaattagGGGTTTGAAGAAAAATTGGGAACCTGGTGAGAAGAAACATCAGCGGTTCTGGGTTTGAGGGATAAATGGAAGTGAGGAGGAATGGAATTGAGAATGGTACAATCGTTTTCATAAACGGATTTCATGGCTTCAACTTCTTCAGCTATCActtgttcatcttcttcttcgcCGTCCATTGTTAGCAGAGAACATCAAAGAGGATTTTGCAGAGATACGCTTTTGAACACAAGGGCACCAATTCGAAGCCCTAAGCTGGGAGATAAATAGAGAGAGCAAATCAGTAAGAGAGGAGGAATCAACAACAGAAAATCGGAGGcggaaaatctcaaacaaaaccctaaaatcCCAAAATCGATTACCTGGATTGGGAGGCCAGCTTCTTCACGCCTTTCACCACCGTCGTGACACTTTGTAAGAGCTTCtccttttttctttttatccTTTTCACTTGCTTGTTAATGGAGATATCGTGAGAGTTGAGAGAGAGTGATTCTTTGAGTTTGAGAGCGTGAGAGGGTTCGTTGATGAGCGACTTTGAGGTAGAAAGTACGCGAGAGAGAGGTCTGAGAGGCGGTGTTTGAGCGGTTTTGTGAGAGAGACGAGGGTTCATTGAAAAACCCAAGAgtttccaaaagcgctttctaaacccccttagacagcgcttttggttttttttttttttaatttaaagactttagacagcgctttatcaaaagcgctgactaaggtctatatttaaaagcgctttctaaaagcgctgtctaaggggggggtcttagacagcgctttcagaaagcgctgtctaagacccccccttagacagcgctttcattatttttttggaatattttccgtgttttattttaattttaaccttagacagcgctttcttttaaaagcgctgtctaagatgcgctgttaaaagtcatttttgggATACAATTAAGgttaattatattaattaaacATAAGgttaattatattaattaaacATTGATTAATATTAGGGATACAATTAATTGATTTTCTATgtaattaaattaataaaatgcTGATTAATTGGTGTTATTAAATTgattagtttttatttgaatTCTAATTAAGTTATTTAGATTAGATTAATATGTTAATTAAACTATTTTAGTTTATATTATTTAAGCTAATTGGCTGTTAATTTAATTGAGTGATTAGTTAATTAAAGTAatgtttaataataaaaatgGGGTTGATTTGTGTCCATTTTGTTTGAGACTGGTCCAGGCCCAGTCCATTTGGGTCCAGTGAGTGACCCAAGCCCCAGGTCCATTGGGTCAAGTAAGACCCGTCCCTATCATCTAAACCATGTCAAATGCAACCCGTGTTCATCCAGGTCCATCACCCTCTTCCCCCAATTTGAAACCCTAATATGCGCTCAAAGCAATCAAACAGTAAACCTGTAAATCTCAATTCAATCcaacatttccatttttattctgtcataccccaaaatttgcctgttaatttttatgataaattgattcatgcatggcattcatttcacatttgcattcattcattagcatacattctcatataaattataaaatttaatttatttattatgtgatacagatataaaaaataataataattttggttatctgtatgatgtaaataaattttatatat includes these proteins:
- the LOC127123909 gene encoding vacuolar protein sorting-associated protein 32 homolog 2, which produces MSCYTVQLSISCYMYHFSIGTSKVTDITTILPMSRAEVEKAKEFTKGKNKKAAIQCLKRKRLYEQQIEQLGNFQLRIHDQMIMLEGAKATTETVDALRTGAAAMKAMQKATNIDDVDKTMDEINEQTENMKQIQEALSTPIGAAADFDEVIIYLFVMSVANMIFVPFDCL
- the LOC127123910 gene encoding uncharacterized protein LOC127123910, with the protein product MDGEEEDEQVIAEEVEAMKSVYENDCTILNSIPPHFHLSLKPRTADVSSHQFVEIVLEVHATPQYPKEPPSVAIVDCKGLDQHRQKHLLNHIQTKANELSPGLMLVALCEEAVEKLSDMNHPDGDCPLCLFPLVTEEHQSETLPFMKLMSCFHLNVSLDDGIGLRVLNKQGLPNQIMQRLVVTWQMVAS